One genomic segment of Occultella kanbiaonis includes these proteins:
- a CDS encoding serine/threonine-protein kinase has translation MAGRRPPSPPPEIAGYTHERLLGSGGFADVFLYTQQLPRRSVAVKVMLSHATSPQAREQFVAEANVMAQLSTHPSIVTIYHADTASDARPFLVMEYCPRPNLSVRYRTERIGVAEALRIGVRLAGAIETAHRAGILHRDIKPANVLTTDYGWPALTDFGISVATDAVEETDTIGLSIPWAAPEFFSEGAERGPAGDIYSLTATIYTLLAGRSPFEREGGPNGALDLITRIERDPVPAIGRDDVPESLGQVLARGMAKSARDRFATAADLARAIQRVEQELRLSQTTLDVPDTSWIHVPDNVGEDLRTRARSVVTVNPQAPATTGDPLAGERTVLRPQVVPQTPPDGGTSRPQAPHQGAGPGGYALPGAGQAAGPGQPGTGPQQSARSDGAPATPGGPGAANPPSTRRRWPVWAAVGGVIAIVATGVIIGALNAPDAPEPTPTVTQTPSSDEPSAAAHPPAPADVEGTREADGTVTFSWAPVEDDAEITYAWMFTRGGPADDGGETRDTFGATSVSVPGTADYVCISVISIYTETRTVSNESVEGCA, from the coding sequence GTGGCGGGCCGCCGGCCGCCGTCGCCACCCCCCGAGATCGCCGGCTACACCCACGAACGCCTGCTCGGCTCGGGTGGCTTCGCCGACGTCTTCCTCTACACCCAGCAGCTGCCGCGCCGGTCCGTCGCGGTGAAGGTGATGCTCTCGCACGCCACCAGCCCGCAGGCACGCGAGCAATTCGTGGCCGAGGCGAACGTGATGGCGCAACTGTCCACGCACCCGTCGATCGTGACGATCTACCACGCCGACACCGCCTCGGATGCGCGCCCGTTCCTGGTGATGGAGTACTGCCCGCGCCCGAACCTGTCCGTGCGGTACCGCACCGAGCGGATCGGGGTCGCCGAGGCGCTGCGGATCGGGGTCCGGCTCGCCGGTGCGATCGAGACCGCGCACCGCGCCGGGATCCTGCACCGGGACATCAAGCCCGCGAACGTCCTCACCACCGACTACGGCTGGCCCGCCCTCACCGACTTCGGCATCTCCGTCGCCACGGACGCGGTCGAGGAGACGGACACCATCGGCCTGTCGATCCCGTGGGCGGCGCCCGAGTTCTTCTCCGAGGGGGCCGAGCGCGGCCCCGCGGGCGACATCTACTCGCTCACCGCCACCATCTACACCCTGCTCGCCGGGCGGTCGCCGTTCGAGCGTGAGGGCGGTCCCAACGGTGCCCTGGACCTGATCACCCGGATCGAGCGGGACCCGGTGCCGGCGATCGGCCGCGACGACGTGCCGGAGTCCCTCGGCCAGGTGCTCGCGCGCGGGATGGCCAAGTCCGCTCGGGACCGGTTCGCCACCGCGGCGGACCTCGCCCGGGCGATCCAGCGCGTCGAGCAGGAACTGCGCCTGTCGCAGACCACGCTGGACGTGCCGGACACGTCCTGGATCCACGTCCCGGACAACGTCGGCGAGGACCTGCGCACCCGGGCCCGCTCGGTCGTCACGGTGAACCCGCAGGCCCCGGCCACCACCGGCGACCCGCTCGCGGGGGAGCGCACCGTGTTGCGTCCGCAAGTGGTGCCGCAGACCCCGCCCGACGGCGGAACGAGCCGCCCGCAGGCTCCGCACCAGGGCGCGGGGCCCGGTGGGTACGCCCTGCCGGGCGCGGGCCAGGCGGCTGGGCCCGGTCAGCCCGGAACCGGGCCGCAGCAGTCCGCGCGAAGCGACGGCGCCCCGGCTACCCCGGGCGGACCGGGCGCCGCGAACCCACCCAGCACCCGCCGTCGTTGGCCGGTCTGGGCGGCGGTGGGCGGCGTCATCGCCATCGTGGCCACAGGCGTCATCATCGGCGCGCTCAACGCCCCGGATGCGCCGGAGCCGACCCCCACGGTGACGCAGACCCCGTCTTCGGACGAACCGAGCGCCGCGGCTCACCCGCCGGCGCCGGCGGACGTGGAGGGGACCCGCGAAGCGGATGGGACCGTCACGTTCAGCTGGGCACCCGTCGAGGACGACGCGGAGATCACCTACGCCTGGATGTTCACCCGTGGCGGCCCCGCGGACGACGGCGGTGAGACACGTGACACGTTCGGCGCGACGTCGGTGAGCGTGCCCGGAACCGCGGACTATGTTTGTATCAGTGTGATCTCGATATACACCGAGACCCGAACCGTTTCGAACGAGAGTGTTGAGGGATGCGCGTAG
- a CDS encoding PP2C family protein-serine/threonine phosphatase yields the protein MQAVWGVATDAGGRRKANEDSVLATPSVFLVADGMGGHVHGAMASGAVVAEFSRYADTVRPDVEVQPTDIQAVVRAAQQRIRSSLADVQDSVGDHPVTAGSTAAGVILTRHEDSPYWLVFNVGDSRVYRFAEGALTRISVDHSVVQELVDSGAITDEQARSHPQRNVITRAVGSGIDVEPDFWMLYAGATERLLLCSDGLINELTEDRIAGVLGAGLGPQDAASALLAEAIADGARDNVSVIVIDLMPDHEALATTAPREGVGEPGGAEDTVPREQGAGADRNWWWA from the coding sequence GTGCAAGCTGTATGGGGCGTGGCCACCGATGCCGGTGGACGTCGCAAGGCGAACGAGGATTCCGTGCTGGCGACGCCGTCGGTGTTCCTCGTCGCCGACGGCATGGGCGGGCACGTGCACGGCGCCATGGCCTCGGGGGCGGTGGTGGCGGAGTTCTCCCGCTACGCCGATACCGTCCGGCCGGACGTCGAGGTGCAGCCCACGGACATCCAGGCCGTGGTGCGCGCCGCCCAGCAGCGGATCCGGTCCTCCCTTGCCGACGTCCAGGACTCCGTCGGTGATCATCCGGTCACCGCCGGGAGCACCGCCGCGGGCGTCATCCTCACCCGGCACGAGGACTCCCCGTACTGGCTGGTCTTCAACGTCGGCGACTCCCGGGTGTACCGGTTCGCCGAAGGGGCGCTGACCCGGATCAGCGTGGACCATTCCGTGGTCCAGGAACTGGTGGACTCCGGCGCCATCACCGACGAGCAGGCCCGCAGCCACCCGCAGCGGAACGTGATCACACGGGCCGTCGGCAGCGGGATCGACGTGGAGCCCGACTTCTGGATGCTCTACGCGGGCGCCACCGAGCGGCTCCTGCTCTGCTCCGACGGCCTCATCAACGAGCTCACCGAGGACCGGATCGCCGGCGTGCTCGGCGCGGGCCTCGGCCCGCAGGACGCGGCGTCGGCACTGCTCGCGGAGGCCATCGCCGACGGCGCCCGGGACAACGTCTCGGTGATCGTCATCGATCTCATGCCCGATCACGAGGCACTGGCGACCACGGCGCCACGCGAGGGTGTCGGTGAGCCAGGCGGCGCCGAGGACACCGTGCCCCGCGAGCAGGGCGCGGGCGCGGACCGGAACTGGTGGTGGGCGTGA
- a CDS encoding FHA domain-containing protein yields the protein MSLEYVPGEWTGLATGTGVVLLAPTVPPATVRAVWEALAAGRPITHWLEIIAGGGISSLPAFGLVERTPDGVRVLLRGDVVVDVDGTEVAARGMSTWREVLVDAATDIVVRTPGTSGASGTSSTGGPVGSVGESWPLLGGVVRAARIRVDLADAAPVAAVVAVAGAGASAEAPVAVIEESAPPVAAPVAAGTAPALPTDLPTVVADVELSPPAAETFDKPVADVPEHRDDESVSLAEPVDVFEEAGFGPAADGADDGVDEHVDVEPDRDAASAVSAEPHAEGETASAEAPEAGPEAEDASAEALETGLGAEGASAEERESAFGVDVSAGALEPPAEAEDEDASAEALERGLGAEGASAEERESAFGVDVSAGALEPPAEAEAEDASAEAPVPAFGVAASAEEPVPGSGVRKHAAGEPNEAAPDDDAADDAGASAEAPSLSDGDADDQAHHETYVGPLPDIAPGGAVEPELPEGGEPGDVQEPPDEPAASEAPESGTVIPTTSGRYDPAEDPGVDAAHADSDARGVDAEADAADASGADADADAADANRADAYAAGDQGEGESPVPPRPPEGTSTAEYEQVGPVSSGLIDSLPWNMPNARAADARPAAPSPVPAFDPPTLHTSVPPAAGGGDAEIEGDHDGETILVSHLRSAYAQDAADAVPNQPPSATIVPGVADDALYDEPGPVIMLAVSSGPRVPLDRVVLIGRAPESSRFAGALMPRLVTVPSPQQDISRTHVEVRLEGDHVVVTDLRSTNGTMVAVPGNDPRRLHPGEGVPVPVGSLIDLGDGITIGVESSGPPHGQGH from the coding sequence GTGAGCCTCGAGTACGTGCCGGGGGAGTGGACCGGTCTCGCCACCGGGACCGGCGTGGTGCTCCTGGCCCCGACGGTGCCGCCGGCGACGGTGCGTGCGGTCTGGGAGGCGCTCGCGGCCGGACGGCCGATCACGCACTGGTTGGAGATCATCGCCGGTGGCGGGATCTCGTCGCTTCCCGCGTTCGGGCTCGTCGAACGCACGCCCGACGGCGTCCGGGTGCTTCTGCGCGGCGACGTGGTCGTCGACGTGGATGGCACCGAGGTGGCCGCCCGTGGCATGAGTACGTGGCGCGAGGTGCTGGTCGATGCGGCCACGGACATCGTGGTGCGCACCCCTGGCACGAGCGGCGCGAGCGGCACCAGCAGCACGGGCGGCCCGGTGGGCTCGGTCGGCGAGTCCTGGCCCTTGCTCGGCGGCGTGGTGCGGGCCGCACGGATCCGCGTTGACCTCGCCGACGCGGCGCCGGTTGCGGCTGTCGTGGCGGTCGCCGGGGCGGGCGCTTCCGCGGAAGCGCCCGTGGCAGTCATCGAGGAGTCCGCGCCTCCGGTGGCTGCGCCCGTGGCAGCGGGGACGGCGCCAGCGCTGCCCACCGACCTGCCCACGGTGGTGGCTGACGTCGAACTGTCCCCGCCCGCGGCTGAGACCTTTGACAAGCCGGTGGCCGACGTTCCGGAACACCGTGATGACGAGTCGGTGTCCCTGGCCGAGCCGGTCGACGTCTTCGAGGAGGCCGGCTTCGGCCCGGCGGCCGACGGGGCCGACGACGGCGTGGACGAGCACGTGGACGTGGAGCCCGATCGTGACGCCGCCTCCGCTGTATCGGCGGAGCCGCATGCTGAGGGCGAGACCGCTTCCGCGGAAGCGCCTGAAGCGGGACCCGAGGCCGAAGACGCTTCCGCGGAAGCGCTCGAAACAGGACTCGGGGCCGAAGGCGCTTCCGCGGAAGAGCGGGAGTCGGCGTTCGGTGTGGACGTTTCCGCCGGAGCGCTGGAGCCGCCGGCCGAGGCCGAGGACGAGGACGCTTCCGCGGAAGCGCTCGAAAGAGGACTCGGGGCCGAAGGCGCTTCCGCGGAAGAGCGGGAGTCGGCGTTCGGTGTGGACGTTTCCGCCGGAGCGCTGGAGCCGCCGGCCGAAGCCGAGGCCGAGGACGCTTCCGCGGAAGCGCCGGTGCCCGCGTTCGGCGTGGCTGCCTCGGCGGAGGAACCGGTGCCGGGGTCCGGCGTCCGTAAGCATGCCGCGGGTGAACCGAACGAAGCTGCTCCCGACGACGACGCCGCCGACGACGCAGGCGCTTCCGCGGAAGCGCCATCGCTCTCCGACGGTGACGCCGACGACCAGGCTCATCACGAGACCTACGTCGGTCCGCTGCCTGACATCGCTCCTGGCGGCGCCGTCGAGCCCGAGCTGCCTGAAGGGGGCGAGCCCGGGGACGTGCAGGAGCCTCCGGACGAGCCGGCCGCCTCCGAGGCACCGGAGTCCGGGACCGTCATCCCCACGACGTCCGGGAGGTACGACCCGGCCGAGGATCCAGGGGTCGACGCTGCGCACGCCGATTCCGACGCCCGCGGTGTCGACGCCGAGGCCGATGCCGCCGACGCCAGCGGGGCCGACGCCGACGCCGATGCCGCCGACGCCAACAGGGCCGACGCCTACGCGGCCGGCGACCAGGGCGAGGGCGAGTCCCCGGTCCCGCCGCGCCCGCCCGAGGGCACCTCGACCGCCGAGTACGAGCAGGTCGGCCCGGTCAGCAGCGGCCTGATCGACTCCCTCCCGTGGAACATGCCGAACGCACGCGCGGCGGACGCGCGGCCCGCGGCGCCCAGCCCGGTGCCGGCCTTCGACCCGCCGACCCTGCACACGTCCGTCCCACCGGCGGCCGGCGGTGGCGACGCGGAGATCGAGGGCGATCACGACGGCGAGACGATCCTCGTCTCCCACCTGCGCTCCGCCTACGCGCAGGACGCCGCCGACGCCGTACCCAACCAGCCGCCGTCGGCCACGATCGTTCCCGGCGTCGCCGACGACGCCCTGTACGACGAGCCCGGCCCGGTGATCATGCTTGCCGTCTCCAGCGGCCCCCGGGTGCCGCTGGACCGCGTCGTGCTGATCGGCCGCGCGCCCGAGTCGTCCCGGTTCGCGGGCGCCCTGATGCCGCGCCTGGTCACCGTGCCGAGCCCGCAGCAGGACATCTCCCGCACGCACGTCGAGGTCCGCCTCGAGGGTGACCACGTGGTGGTCACGGACCTGCGTTCCACGAACGGCACGATGGTCGCCGTGCCCGGCAACGACCCGCGCCGCCTCCACCCGGGCGAGGGGGTTCCGGTCCCGGTGGGCTCCCTGATCGACCTCGGCGACGGCATCACCATCGGTGTGGAGAGCTCCGGGCCGCCGCACGGGCAGGGCCACTAG
- a CDS encoding Ig-like domain-containing protein: MRLTSRLARNKRQIASATVISLVVGTVVALSLNYEGVATADVELNDGGVWVSNNNSILVGRLNYPIEAIDASLAAPGSNIDVLQREDVVFLRDLNSNTLQRVSTANVAVGGGVVQLPSGSTIGLGDDTLGVLIEETGEYRVLGLDQLGVLEESTEDPTAVLGEGAVQAVADDGTAFGLDVLDGTLHTFTPQGRAAGDEPEVAEIDPELLSGADVQMTAVGTDPVILAYAEDDDSLTLLQPGRDAVDLSGLDIDAASATLQSVSPSGDSVALATSNALVRVPLRGGDPVVLPVETPGEPAAPMQIAGCTHGAWAGGAGTYLRTCGDAAPVELPIEGATGGELKFRTNRGHVVLNELSTGNSWMIEDALILVDNWEDVTPPQDQEEEEEESQDLEQQEVPLDREAENRPPSAEPDSFGVRAGATVVLPVLENDSDPDGDLLIAAAFDAVPETFGTVEAILGGRALQIRVADDASGSASFQYTADDGRTGGTDTATVELTVQPNSVNSAPEQQKEITARVAAGQSVTVNVMNDVRDPEGDSMFVEGTREAAGLVVLANPNGSVTITDPGLATGIKQVVVLVSDGRDTAEVTIDVEVLPDAPAPPQAVFDFATAFVGETITVKPLVNDLDPNNRPLRMSNVTADNGGPVIVPDMDGGTFTFTAEAAGDYYLTYILADDDGQQSTGLIRVKVRAPEETPPIAVADTALLPPLGSVLVDVLQNDSDPNGGVLAVQQIDVPNIPGLQVAVLEHRILRVTATRTVSAPFTIGYTVSNGLASSPGQVQVLPMTGTDVSQPPVAEEDVARVRAGDHVTIPVLANDTHPNGLTFELVPELEEAPAEGQGLMFVAGDVVRFQAPAEAGTVTAVYTIVDEAGRVGSARITIYVQARSDDANGPPVPEPVETRAFSGERIRIPINTYGIDPDGDSVQLLGVNEGPQLGRIVATGPTYLDYQPYTDSAGTDTFSYTVRDRLGLVATAPITVGVIPPPDSNRDPVAVPDEITVRPGRAIQADPLANDTDPDGDQLYFDDPAFADMGGLELSLVDGRVAFDSPTEPGTYIVTYNVTDRHGGADTGALTVIVDPDHAPQPPVAVDDVVPPSAILGETVVDVIVLENDTDPDGSVEGLDVSVPAGNDSAQAVGNNVRIQLADNRQVVTYQVTDEDGLSSYAFIDVPGLLDTGPVLRPDAPPIEVLAGERIDLPLEDYVVALSGDPVQLADTTNARATNSDGSNPVVDATTLQYTSDPNYVGAASLTFEVTDAADINADGILTSVLTLDITVTSDENKPPRMRAGSLSAEVGGEEVSLDLSRLAEDPDGDSGLLEYTIVDQVDGFDAEITDDVILTVSAHDDTAKGAVVDLIISVTDGESEPVTGTVTLTATGSTRELIVANDDDAGQIHQGEATGVDVLANDSNPFPDQERTIQSAQVIQGNGTATVSGNQVIITPAPEYNGRLLASYTVVDVTGDPDRVVEAQISAAVLGRPDPPYVPLVESEGNREVVLSWTAPNDNGAPITGYTVSGGGVSQTCATTTCTIGGLTNGNVYSFTVVATNEVGDSDESAASREAIPDVKPEQPAPPALVYGDGELVVNWTPPVNEGTPITSYDVQISPATGGTSQQSVTGTSMTWTGLTNGQTYTFRVRAINDAPDPGDYSGWSQGEYPSGPPLQAAAPQANRVDDPDGRRLTVSWTPPNNNGDAISAYYLTVIQDGNPGAPISLSGSVTSREVQVDNGHDYTFTVVAENRSGQSPASAPSNRVTSFGQPGQVTGVSAAPTGQDQRATVSHGVPADNGQAIGRYEYSLSGGGAQSLPGGGVITVPADGTSYTVRVRACNAYCGPWSAASGSFSTYGPPSASGVDITSSANGQRVNFSWTAPASDNGAQITATRWRWGTSGAWTTVSGRTGSATRTGNWEQEHILQVEVQNEHQQWSTNTAQKTQRAGADPTPPVSINVVHGNPITCEQGGGSCYEIRINYQNLPSDNYAISFYSSGASGCSIDRNYAGRSLSGTGNVVPGAHYGQGCGGQIHWTLNGNSHDYNGTSNW; the protein is encoded by the coding sequence TTGAGACTGACGTCACGTCTGGCGCGCAACAAGCGCCAGATCGCGAGCGCCACCGTGATCTCCCTCGTGGTGGGCACCGTCGTCGCACTCAGCCTCAACTACGAGGGTGTCGCCACGGCCGACGTCGAGCTCAACGACGGCGGGGTCTGGGTCTCGAACAACAACAGCATCCTCGTCGGCCGGCTGAACTACCCGATCGAGGCGATCGACGCGAGCCTCGCGGCACCGGGTTCCAACATCGACGTGCTGCAGCGCGAGGACGTCGTGTTCCTGCGCGACCTGAACTCGAACACCCTGCAGCGGGTGTCGACCGCGAACGTGGCGGTCGGCGGTGGCGTGGTCCAGCTGCCGTCCGGCTCGACCATCGGCCTTGGTGACGACACGCTCGGCGTGCTCATCGAGGAGACCGGGGAGTACCGGGTCCTCGGCCTGGACCAGCTCGGGGTGCTCGAGGAGTCGACCGAGGATCCGACCGCCGTGCTCGGTGAGGGCGCCGTGCAGGCCGTGGCCGACGACGGCACCGCGTTCGGCCTGGACGTCCTCGACGGCACCCTGCACACGTTCACGCCGCAGGGCCGGGCCGCCGGTGACGAACCCGAGGTCGCCGAGATCGACCCCGAACTCCTCAGCGGCGCGGACGTGCAGATGACCGCGGTCGGCACCGACCCGGTGATCCTCGCCTACGCCGAGGACGACGACAGCCTGACCCTCCTGCAGCCCGGACGGGACGCCGTCGACCTGTCCGGCCTGGACATCGACGCGGCCTCCGCGACGCTGCAGAGCGTCAGCCCGAGCGGGGACTCGGTGGCCCTGGCCACCTCGAACGCACTCGTGCGGGTTCCGTTGCGCGGCGGCGACCCCGTGGTGCTGCCGGTCGAGACCCCGGGAGAGCCCGCCGCGCCGATGCAGATCGCCGGCTGCACGCACGGCGCCTGGGCCGGAGGCGCGGGCACCTACCTGCGCACCTGTGGCGACGCGGCACCCGTCGAACTCCCCATCGAGGGTGCGACGGGCGGCGAGCTGAAGTTCCGCACCAACCGCGGCCACGTGGTCCTCAACGAGCTCAGCACCGGCAACTCCTGGATGATCGAGGACGCCCTCATCCTCGTGGACAACTGGGAGGACGTCACCCCTCCGCAGGACCAGGAGGAGGAAGAGGAGGAGTCCCAGGACCTCGAGCAGCAGGAGGTGCCACTGGACCGGGAGGCCGAGAACCGGCCGCCGTCGGCCGAGCCGGACTCGTTCGGGGTGCGCGCCGGCGCGACGGTCGTGCTGCCGGTCCTGGAGAACGACTCCGACCCCGACGGTGACCTGCTGATCGCGGCGGCGTTCGACGCCGTCCCGGAGACGTTCGGCACCGTCGAGGCGATCCTCGGTGGGCGGGCCCTGCAGATCCGGGTGGCCGACGATGCCAGCGGCTCCGCGAGCTTCCAGTACACGGCCGACGACGGCCGCACCGGAGGGACCGACACCGCCACGGTCGAGCTGACCGTGCAGCCGAACTCGGTGAACAGCGCGCCCGAGCAGCAGAAGGAGATCACGGCCAGGGTGGCCGCCGGTCAGAGCGTCACCGTGAACGTCATGAACGACGTGCGCGATCCCGAGGGCGACTCGATGTTCGTCGAGGGCACGCGGGAGGCCGCCGGACTCGTGGTGCTGGCCAACCCGAACGGTTCGGTCACGATCACCGATCCGGGTCTGGCCACCGGGATCAAGCAGGTCGTCGTGCTGGTCAGCGATGGCCGGGACACCGCCGAGGTGACCATCGACGTCGAGGTGCTTCCGGACGCGCCGGCGCCACCGCAGGCGGTCTTCGACTTCGCCACGGCGTTCGTCGGCGAGACCATCACGGTCAAGCCGCTGGTGAACGACCTCGACCCGAACAACCGGCCGCTGCGGATGTCGAACGTGACCGCGGACAACGGCGGCCCCGTCATCGTCCCGGACATGGACGGCGGGACGTTCACGTTCACCGCGGAGGCAGCGGGGGACTACTACCTGACCTACATCCTCGCCGACGACGACGGCCAACAGTCCACCGGCCTGATCCGTGTGAAGGTGCGGGCACCGGAGGAGACACCGCCGATCGCGGTGGCGGACACCGCCCTGCTGCCGCCACTGGGTTCCGTGCTCGTGGACGTCCTGCAGAACGACTCCGACCCCAACGGCGGGGTGCTCGCCGTCCAGCAGATCGACGTCCCGAACATCCCGGGCCTGCAGGTCGCCGTGCTCGAGCACCGGATCCTGCGGGTCACCGCGACCCGGACCGTGAGCGCGCCGTTCACCATCGGCTACACGGTCTCGAACGGTCTCGCGAGCTCGCCCGGCCAGGTGCAGGTGCTCCCGATGACGGGTACCGACGTCTCCCAGCCGCCGGTGGCCGAGGAGGACGTCGCCCGGGTCCGCGCCGGGGACCACGTGACCATCCCGGTGCTGGCCAACGACACCCACCCGAACGGACTCACCTTCGAACTCGTCCCCGAGCTCGAGGAGGCCCCGGCCGAGGGCCAGGGCCTGATGTTCGTGGCCGGTGACGTGGTCCGGTTCCAGGCCCCCGCCGAGGCCGGCACCGTGACCGCCGTCTACACGATCGTGGACGAGGCCGGCCGGGTCGGCTCGGCCCGGATCACCATCTACGTGCAGGCACGTTCCGACGACGCGAACGGCCCGCCGGTGCCCGAGCCGGTGGAGACCCGGGCGTTCTCCGGGGAGCGGATCCGGATCCCGATCAACACCTACGGGATCGACCCGGACGGCGACTCCGTGCAGCTGCTCGGCGTCAACGAGGGACCCCAGCTGGGCCGGATCGTGGCGACCGGACCGACCTACCTCGACTATCAGCCGTACACGGACTCCGCCGGCACGGACACCTTCAGCTACACGGTCCGGGACCGGCTCGGCCTCGTCGCGACCGCGCCGATCACGGTCGGGGTGATCCCGCCGCCGGACTCCAACCGGGACCCGGTGGCCGTGCCGGACGAGATCACGGTGCGACCCGGGCGTGCGATCCAGGCCGACCCGCTCGCCAACGACACCGACCCCGACGGCGACCAGCTGTACTTCGACGACCCCGCGTTCGCCGACATGGGCGGGCTCGAACTGTCCCTCGTGGACGGCCGTGTCGCGTTCGACTCACCCACGGAGCCCGGAACCTACATCGTCACCTACAACGTGACCGACCGGCACGGCGGTGCCGACACCGGCGCGCTCACCGTGATCGTCGACCCCGACCACGCCCCGCAGCCCCCGGTGGCGGTCGACGACGTGGTCCCGCCCAGCGCGATCCTCGGCGAGACCGTCGTGGACGTGATCGTGCTGGAGAACGACACCGACCCGGACGGGTCCGTCGAGGGCCTGGACGTCTCGGTCCCGGCCGGCAACGACTCCGCCCAGGCCGTCGGGAACAACGTCCGGATCCAGCTCGCGGACAACCGTCAGGTGGTCACCTACCAGGTGACCGACGAGGACGGACTGAGCTCCTACGCGTTCATCGACGTACCCGGGCTGCTCGACACCGGCCCGGTGCTGCGGCCGGACGCGCCGCCGATCGAGGTGCTGGCCGGCGAGCGCATCGACCTGCCGCTCGAGGACTACGTGGTCGCGCTCAGTGGTGACCCGGTGCAGCTCGCGGACACCACCAACGCGCGGGCCACGAACTCCGACGGGTCCAACCCGGTCGTGGACGCGACCACCCTGCAGTACACGTCGGACCCGAACTACGTGGGCGCCGCGTCCCTGACCTTCGAGGTCACCGACGCCGCGGACATCAACGCCGACGGCATCCTGACCTCGGTGCTCACCCTGGACATCACCGTCACCTCCGACGAGAACAAGCCGCCGCGGATGCGGGCCGGCTCCCTGTCCGCCGAGGTCGGCGGCGAGGAGGTCTCGCTGGACCTGTCCCGGCTGGCGGAGGACCCCGACGGCGACTCCGGGCTCCTCGAGTACACGATCGTCGATCAGGTCGACGGGTTCGACGCCGAGATCACCGACGACGTGATCCTCACCGTGAGCGCCCACGACGACACCGCCAAGGGCGCGGTCGTCGACCTGATCATCAGCGTCACCGACGGCGAGAGTGAGCCGGTGACCGGCACCGTCACCCTGACGGCGACCGGGAGCACCCGCGAGCTGATCGTCGCCAACGACGACGACGCCGGGCAGATCCACCAGGGCGAAGCCACCGGCGTGGACGTCCTGGCGAACGACTCCAACCCGTTCCCGGATCAGGAGCGCACCATCCAGAGCGCGCAGGTCATCCAGGGCAACGGGACGGCTACGGTCTCGGGCAACCAGGTGATCATCACGCCGGCCCCCGAGTACAACGGGCGGCTGCTCGCCAGCTACACCGTGGTGGACGTGACGGGCGACCCCGACCGGGTCGTCGAGGCTCAGATCAGCGCCGCGGTGCTCGGCCGGCCGGACCCGCCGTACGTCCCCCTGGTGGAGTCCGAGGGCAACCGTGAGGTGGTGCTGTCCTGGACCGCACCGAACGACAACGGTGCGCCGATCACCGGCTACACCGTCTCCGGTGGCGGGGTGAGCCAGACCTGCGCGACCACCACCTGCACCATCGGTGGCCTGACGAACGGCAACGTGTACTCGTTCACCGTGGTGGCGACGAACGAGGTGGGGGACTCCGACGAGAGCGCCGCCTCGCGGGAGGCCATCCCCGACGTGAAGCCGGAGCAGCCGGCACCGCCGGCCCTTGTGTACGGCGACGGCGAGCTCGTCGTGAACTGGACCCCGCCGGTCAACGAGGGCACCCCGATCACCAGCTACGACGTGCAGATCTCCCCGGCCACGGGTGGCACCAGCCAGCAGTCCGTGACCGGCACCTCGATGACCTGGACCGGGCTGACGAACGGCCAGACCTACACGTTCCGGGTGCGTGCCATCAACGACGCACCCGATCCCGGCGACTACTCCGGCTGGTCCCAGGGCGAGTACCCCTCCGGCCCGCCGCTGCAGGCGGCAGCGCCTCAGGCGAACCGGGTCGACGACCCCGACGGGCGCCGACTGACCGTGAGCTGGACGCCGCCGAACAACAACGGTGACGCGATCAGCGCGTACTACCTGACCGTGATCCAGGACGGGAACCCCGGCGCCCCGATCAGCCTGTCCGGTTCCGTCACCTCCCGCGAGGTGCAGGTGGACAACGGCCATGACTACACGTTCACCGTGGTCGCGGAGAACCGGTCCGGCCAGTCACCCGCGTCCGCGCCGTCGAACCGGGTGACCTCCTTCGGGCAGCCCGGTCAGGTCACCGGCGTCAGCGCGGCGCCCACGGGTCAGGATCAGCGGGCCACCGTGAGCCATGGGGTGCCGGCGGACAACGGGCAGGCGATCGGCCGGTACGAGTACAGCCTCTCGGGTGGCGGTGCTCAATCACTGCCGGGCGGCGGCGTCATCACCGTGCCGGCCGACGGCACGTCGTACACGGTGCGGGTGCGCGCCTGCAACGCCTACTGCGGTCCGTGGAGCGCGGCGTCGGGATCGTTCTCGACGTACGGGCCGCCGAGTGCCAGCGGCGTGGACATCACCTCGTCCGCGAACGGGCAACGGGTCAACTTCTCCTGGACGGCACCCGCCTCCGATAACGGCGCACAGATCACCGCGACTCGGTGGCGGTGGGGAACGTCGGGTGCCTGGACCACCGTGAGCGGCCGCACCGGTTCCGCCACCAGGACGGGCAACTGGGAGCAGGAACACATCCTGCAGGTTGAGGTCCAGAACGAACACCAGCAGTGGAGCACGAACACGGCCCAGAAGACCCAACGGGCCGGTGCGGACCCGACGCCGCCGGTGTCGATCAACGTCGTGCATGGCAATCCGATCACCTGTGAACAAGGTGGCGGCAGCTGCTACGAGATCCGCATCAATTACCAGAACCTGCCCTCCGACAACTATGCGATCTCGTTCTACTCCAGCGGTGCTTCCGGGTGCTCCATCGATCGCAACTACGCGGGGCGGTCACTGAGCGGCACCGGCAACGTGGTGCCGGGTGCGCATTACGGGCAGGGTTGTGGTGGGCAGATCCACTGGACCCTGAACGGGAACAGCCACGACTACAACGGCACGAGCAACTGGTAG